tcagagTTGTTGATAGCTCTGATATGCAATGCAtttgaataaaattattcttatttatgCTATATGTGTAAATCTTGCATCCTTAGCTATGTGAATATTATTTGTAACTGGTTTAAGCTTTTTGTGCTTTAGGATTAGATTCTGGTTCCAGAAAGGCATCAGTAATTATCCAGTGTTTTATCGTGCCCCAACAAGACAGAACGAAGTATTTGAATTCCCCATAGCAATTTGGGCCACTTCCTGACACTCACGGTCTTCTTTTGCTTAACTGATTTGATTTGAGCTTTAAATGTTTTAGTTCACTATCTGCAGGACACAGAGACAGATCTGATGGACCAAAGGTTAGATTTAGTAACCATTTTAAATATCAAAGGTCATACATTGCTGTGAAGAGTATCAGTTTGGGAGACCCCTCACCATGAACAACAGTGAGGTTCAGTTATGTGCTAAAAGAAGGCCCCTAACATTTCAGTAAACTCTGCTGTGATCCCTAGTCTGAAAGCTGTGGATATGTATTTCATATCctgctttaaaagcatttttttcagaccaGCAAAGAAATTAATCAGCTGTTAAACATTCCAGTGCACTATATCAATTCAGCTACTCTTCTACTGATTTAGTATAGATAAACGAGTTGAAGATTCATTATCTCCATTTCAATTTAGTAAGATTTGTCACAAATATATCTGAcaatgaaaggaaattaaagagtCCTCAGAAATCTGTCAGAGATGTCTTAACTGTCCACAGGGTTTTTGTGATTGGTTCTCTGTGTTCTCTGGTTCAGTGCAGTTTATTCCTGACCCAACGGCAGGTTGCTAAATTCCTTCATATCAGTGCTATTATATGGATTATATAcaataaaagtaattaaaaatgtcaaTAACAACTCCAACTTACTTAGTAACAGATAACATGTATAGTTCTGAAAACTCATTTGTTCAGCTAAGTAAACTAGCAACTTGTGAAGTGCAAGCACTATGTATGGAGATTACTATCAGGAAGTTAAAAAATACCTTGTAGTGTCAAAGGTCTCAGTAGGAGTGTGAAAATTAAGCAGTTTCTTGAATCTAGGTTGAAATGTGGAAcaaaatttttccttctttaccatctctgtcttctttttgcCCTCAAGTTAAAGTTGTTAGTTACTAGTAGTAACTTAATTTCCAATAGAACTACAAGCCCAAGAATATGTTCACATAAGCATCCTAGGATTTGCTGCTTTCACAGCAATCTATCCCATTTTCCTGCCCCAAGACAAGATTAACTTTGTTCAGGGCTAACCTCTGTTAGACCTTCTAGTGATGACAGCTCAATGAAGTCCTCAATGCTTAGGTTTTACTCATAATTATCTGAATCTTCCTTCCTGCAATTTTAGGCAACATGGGCCCATCTTTGCAACAGCTTGTGTGTAAATAAAGATGATTATCACACTGCCACTCTTCTTCTCTCAGGGTAACTGACTTCATTCTTGGCAAATTCTCTGCAGCACACAATCTGAATCACTCAACCTTCAAAACTAAATATTCGCACTTCACATCTTTTCTATAtctgagagggagaaaaatgcagTCTCTTCTCTGCAGCAATCTGTAGCATATTAAGGATGCCTGCCTTTCTCAGACTTCTCTTTAAACTAACAAACTCCTTTCCAGccttttcagaattaatttagGCTTTATAAATTTGTGATTGATTTACTTGTTTTAATACAGATCTTACATAGTGCACATGCTTTGTGCACTATGGGGCTTTAGGGGCTCCATACAAGACAGGATTACCTCAGATATCTTACTTTACCTCATGTGTGTTCAGGCATCCCAGTATGACGGTTCTTTAAGCAGAAGGACAGTGCTGTTGCAAATTCTTAGCTTGTGATAATTTCTGTGGCACTCTTATGTAACCATCAGTTCTCCAACCTGAGTATATGCAGCTGATAATACAGACAATACAGTGATGGATTTGTCTGTACTTAGTTGCATCCcatggtttttggtttttgtgggttttttttttttttttttggttcttttgtcacttatttttgtttggttttagaaCATGTGTCCTGTTTGTCACAATCATTCTGAGCTCTGACCCTGTTCTCCAAAGCAGGTGCAGATTCTCCCAGCTTTTgagaaagggggaaaacaaaacttaCCTTGAATTCTTCACCACTATGTCAGTATAAAAACATATTGGAAGAAAACATCTGAACTACAAACTGCAAAAACAGGTGACACTCATACTTTgcaatcaagaaaaaaacatatcttTACTGATCTGTGCTCTCTAAAAGAGATACATAAACCTTGTCAATGTTAAAAATTATGTGTATTTCTCTAACTGTAATGAAAACTACTTGTAACAccagattattattatttttttaatccttcgTTAGGAGAAATGATACCATCATGAGAATGCCAATCACTTATTTTGAGTGACATTTAATGCAAGGTAAAAATGACTGTATCTGTAAAATTATCCCTGACATAAAACTGcttatacattttaaaaacaggctGCACCGAATAAGGCAATAATACCACCTGGTAAGCATAATCGTGATTCTGTGGCAATGTATGTCAGAGGCAGATTTTGTGTCAACTTCTGAAAGCTCCATCTTTCCCTAATTATTTGAGATGCTGTAGGAATATGTGAAGTTCCTTTTACTCGGGACAGCAATTAACCATAACCTCGGGATCACTCCttttttcagaaacaagcaaaaaatggTTCAGGACACCTGGGTGGCTGCGCACCGGGGTGAAAGCTGCGGAAGGAGGAACCGTTCTAATAGTTGTTCGGGAATCGGGTTCGGTTCTAGCTATGCCTCAAGTTCCGATCGGGCCACGGGGCAGCCCGGCTCCGGGTGAGACTTTGTTCGGGAGAACCAAAGGGCGGGAAGGCAGAGGGCGCTGGGACGAGCAGGATAAATGCAGCCGGTCCTGAGAGAACCGGAGCCAAGCAGCGGGGCAGGGAGGGCTACGGCACCGCCTCACACAGAAGCGGCAGCTGATGCACGGAGGCTTCGCCGTTTCGCCTCGGGCTGGGCGCTACCGGGGCCGCTTGGAGTCCCGGGGTCGCCCTGAGGGCGGGCGAGCAGATCTCTCCCTTCTTGCCAAGACTCTGAGAGGCCCCCCCGAGCGGCCGTCTCtgccctttccctcctctcgCAAGTTGGGTTCCGGGACGCAACAAGAACCGCACGGGCACACCGACGCCGGAGGGACGAGGTGACCACCACCGATTCTGCTGAGCACCGGAACCCCTGCCGAAGGAAGAGCCGACAGCTCCTCCGCCACCGCTGCGCAAACTGCTCCGCCCGCCGCATGCGCAGAGGCCCCGCCGTGCCCGGCTGCGGCCTGCCCTGAGCCGCCTCCTGTCAGGGACCGATGGCGGCGAGTGGCACGGaaacagcccagcagcaagTGAGCGGCagtgggggaggaggagagaggggggaactGTGCCCGTCCCCTCGGGGTGTCACGGTTCTGCCGGGCTGGGCCGCAGCGCCCTCGGGCAGGCAGCGTGGGTGACTTCAGGTGGCTCGGGGTGCGCCCCGGCCTGGTGAGGAGCCCCGTGTCCGTGGGCCGCAGTGCTGTCCCGAGTGGCAGCGACGGTGTCTTTGCCCAAGCACATTTGCACTCAAGACACATTTCGGGTGTTTTGTTTCTAGGTGGAAGGTGGCTCTCCCCGTTTTTGTGGGAATTTGCTGGGTAATTTTGTTAGTTTTTACGCAGTTAGCACCAAGGCCTGTGGGGCTgtcttctctgcagggctgtgcttcCCAGCCAGGAGCATCACTGCAGGGATGTGTAAGTTGAAGCTGCTCTGTGTTGCTTTGGTCACCCAAATCGTGCCTGGAATGACGGGATTATCCATAGAAATGCAATAGCTGCTGTGTGTATGGAAGAACTGAGCACAGGCTACTTATGCTGGGAGTCAGGACTGGATCCTCAATAATTAACAACCTTCCAGTGTAATGAAGCTTGTCACATCTTTAAATAAGCTGTAGAAGAGCAAGGCTTAAAAAAAACTGTGATTGGCAAGTGAGTCTAGAAGGGTTTACTTATTTTTGTGTAATGCTTTTTCTAGACTGATGAAATTGAAGCCCTTTCATCCATATATGGTGACGATTGGTGTGTTCTtgatgaagatgaaaaaatCTATTGCATCAAGATCAGTGATTGTCTGGATCAACCAAAATGGACCCTCTGTTTACAGGTGTAGTGGCATtaaggagctgagcagcagaactgaTGTAGGAAAAATCCTGTGACTGCCTGAAACCCTTTTAAATAGGATTCTTTATCTTCTCAGATGGATTAAGGGGCTTCTGGATTGGAATCTGTCATAGACTTTTCAGTGGTTGTTCCTGTAGCATAATCAATGTGTTCATGATATTTTCAGTAGTTGCATATCCCAATTcctcacctaaaaaaaaattaatttcggtgttttcttccaaagactaatttttaaaagtatattttatgtTGACTTTGTGAAGGACACCTAAATGAATCTGCTGTGATTTGTTTCTGGATTTACTTTCTGGAAAGTATggagacaaaacaaaatttgtGTCAGTTGAGTAACTTGTTACTTATGTTTACAGAACTAAAAACAGTAAGTTTACTTCATGGGAGAAACACTGAACGGAAGTGTAATGCCACTTACTTAAGTCTGGTAACCATGTATGCAGCtcctttcaaaaatattctgtgctttattttgcaTGACACTTTATCCACAAAAACTGCATCAAGAAATatagtatttatatatattaccATTATTCAGGTTTTCTTGTCATTCTGTGACAACATAGCCaacaattttcttaatttgtgaCCCTGATGGTAGTCCTTGTGCTTGACACTAGAGTCCATCAGTAAAGCTCTGCTAGCTGCAAGGAGTAGTCCAGTGAATACATATCCTGAATTTCTTTCAGGTGATTTTGCCACCAGGATATCCAACTGCAGAGCCACCTATTTATCAACTCAAgtaagaaaagttttctttcaaacacttgtatttcttttctgaattattaCTGTTAATTATTTACACTGTAAGCTGAAGTTTAGTTAAGATGATTGCTGGAATTCAAGTATATCAGGCATGGGATGTTTCCATCAAGAatattctcttctttctcctgagTTACCCTCATGGAGCTCCCTTTTACAGTCTTTCTTCCCTTAACTCTGACTCTTGCAGCATTATTTTGTAGCAAGGCAGCACTTAGACCCTGGAGGTATAGTGGCTGCTGCCTGTCATGTTGGACAGTGATGTTTCAACTCTTCCTTGGGTTTACCCTTCTTGTCTGATCCTTCTTTCAGATTGTACAGCATGGTTTTCATCTGAGCACTGACTCTTGCTGGGATGGAGTCGTGGCATGTGCCatcttgcttcttttcctgccctgctctcccttTGTCTCCTGACATATAAATGAGATGGGAATGGAGACAAGGTCCCTGATTTGGATGACAGAGGGACCTGCAGGGCATGGCACACAGCACATCTAATGAGTTTTGGTATTGACAAGGCAATACAAAACAGTGCTGGTAAACATTGAGGCAAAGTTTGTAATTAAAGATGAGGTCAGCAGGAAACAGGTACAGAAGTGAAGAGTTACTCTAAATATAGGAGGTACTATGGTGCTGAAGGAGTTGGAAGGGTAAGCTGGTAATGTGTAAGGTGACTGTAGTGTCAGTCACTGTGAAAAACAAGTCCATCTTTCTTACCTGAGGTAAGAAATGGCAGCCCAAGGTAGGAGTTTTGAAGGAGGACTGCCAAGATGTTTTCAACTACAAACTTGTTAGGTGGGAATGTttgataatgtttttttttttaaggtgtttcTCATATTTATTTTGGAGGGAATGTTTGTTGGGATGCTGGAATCAGTGTATGGGCacaatttttattgtatttcttttcattctagTGCCCCATGGCTTCGAGGGCAAGATTATATGCAACTTGCAAATAGCTTGGAAGAAATATATATGTAAGTTGGAGACTGTGGAACATAGTAGGAGacaatgtattttcagtttcatgCAGCAGTGAGTTTATTCTTTTTAGCACCTGCATAAAGTAGTGGTTGTGAAATGATTACTGGAATAGCCATAAAACAGAAAGTTTCTTGTATAATACTAGCAGCTAAAGATGctgttttgcaagaaaaaattatgttaaatgCTGGCAAATTTCTTTTATATGGTTTCGACTTAGTGTTCTGTTAGGATTTTATCTGTCTTCATTTTGCCTCCTAATAAAACAGACTCCCTTTAGAATCTATGAGATGGCTTGTGAATTGGTGCTGTGAAGTATGAGATTTCTGCACTGATTCTGCACTTGAATGCTAAACTCCAGGAtgcaaaaaacatttatttgtgtCTTAGCGCGTTAAGTggcaaaacaatttttcttaaatatagcTGAGGGATAAGTgggttttaaaacaaattaaacacATGTAGAATCTATTAACTACAATCTGTAACATAGCGGACTGTTTATTATCACAGTGTGCAGCTAACAATGGCACATAATGAATGTATGAGAATAAATGGAACATTTAGAAATGCTCAAATTATGTGGTTTTGAATTGCTGTGAAACTGGAGTAGTAAATGTAGCAATTTTATATGGTTTATTTAATTCTCTTAGATCCCAAAGATAATATAAACTAAATGAATTGAAAATATGTCATAAGGAAGCACAGTCATGCCCAAAATACTGTAGTAGGAACATCTTttataataaatgttttttaatgccATAAAATGAAGAAGAGAACACTTAGCTTGCGTGAGGGCTTTTTTATCTATTTACTCAGTTACTTTGATTAACTGGGATTCTTATCTAATTAAGCAATAGGCAATTTAAACAAGTAAAATTTGATGTGTTGAAGTTGTGCAAGGATTATAAGTGAAAAGTGCTATGGGATCTTATTAACCACAGTTGTTCAGTGGTCAGTGTTCAGACAGAGATTGTCCTTAACTCTGTCCAGATCCATAGGATTTGCTGGAGTCATTACCAGAGGTAGATCTGCTGTAGGTAGTTTTTCAGATGTCCTGAGTGACAGATGCATGTTGCCACGTGAGGACTATGAAGAGAAATAGCATTGTGaagaagatttttctgttttctgttgtgttggggattttttcttttttctttttcctctttccttttttccttttccctcttttttctttccctcttttttctttccctcttttttctttccctcttttttctttccctcttttttctttccctcttttttctttccctcttttttctttccctcttttttctttccctcttttttctttccctcttttttcttttcccttttttcttttccctttcagtcCCTTGCAGCTCTGTTCCAGCTATCTCAGTTGATGCTCAGGGCCCTCACTGGTCTCCTCTTACTTTCATTTGTTCAACAGGAAATGAATGCATTTGTACTTCAGGCCATCTATGTAAAAAATTACTCTTTAGCAACCTTTTGCAGTTGTCACTGATGTGCATGGTATCTATGAAAGCCTTTTATCTCAACAGGGTCTAAATAGCTGTCATATAAACAGGTACATTTACATTACAGGCTTACAGTGTGTGTTCTACCAGGTTTCTAGTCTCCAGTGATCTTAATTGTATAGTTCTGCAATATAAAACTTTATGAGCTATGTTGTCAGTCACTGTTgaaaacagttgtttttttaagttctgtttTGGGACACCCAGAGTTCCTAAAAACATAGCAAATGTTGTTTTGTggcttgttgttttttaaatccaggATATTATTCTGGTGAAACGTCTCTTCAGTCAAAAGCTTTGTTTCATGATTTGGGCACAAGTGACAAGAAAAACAGTAGCATAAGAATGTAACATTTTAGACTAAGTGTAATTTGTCAATAGGCAGAAACTAAAATTGAGTTATAGCTGAGGAAATTGCTATTTACATTCACGAAATGGAGAAGTTTGATAAATTGTCTAATCTCTTTTAATCATCTTTAAATCAAATACTGTTCTTCATGTATTGATGTGACACTTGTGTAGAAGCAGCATGAAATCATGGTGTAGAATTGTTCTGGAGTCTGACCAGAATTTGAAGACAAAGTTACAAGTTtataattacattatttttgatcgaatatttttcttatgatGCATACATTTGTTtgaatttctgattttattcagCAGTAATGCTCTATGCATTATGCAAAATATGAGTTTAAAAACATCATGTTGTCACTGATAGGTAGATACGTGGCACTCCATCgatgagtcagtatagagataaagtctcggccacttttcttgttcagcaatgtccaaagccaattggatggcttttacctctgcaaattgacttgattcaccatctccttcatctgtttttgcaactagtcatATAtgattccatacagcagctttccacctttgatggcctcctaccagacgacaggatccatcagtgaaaagagcatattgcttttcattctctggtagctggtcatatggtggggcttcttcagctcgttttaccacttttcctggtggcattccaaagtgtttgccttctggccaatgtgttattgcttctacaattcctggacgattaaatcttcctatcctagctctctgtgagagtaaggcaatccatttactccaggtagcatcggtagcatgatgggaagattctctacctgtgtacataaaactCAGTAGAGGTAATCttggcactaggaggagctgtgcttcagtaccaatcacttctgaagcagctctaactccttcgtatgtggccagtatctctttttcagtggctgtgtagttggctttggagcctttgtagtttcgaccccaaaatcctagaggtcagcctcgagtctctcctggagctttctgccagaggctccatgtaggaccatcacctccatctccagtgtaaagaacatttttaatgtctggacctgttcgaattggtccaagggccattgcttgcacaatctcctgtttaatactctcaaaagcagcttgttgttctgagccccatttaaagtctttcttcttctgagTAACCTcggaagtaagaaaaaaaaataaatcatgaatCACCTTCTGCcctaaatttttaatttacctCCCTGTGCTGTAGGACTGCTAATTACTGAAACTGTAGCAAATCACTCCAGTACTCCACTGTGTCTACTGCCAGTGGTTTACTAACCTGTACTCTGTGTGCACTGactgctggaggaggaagagaagtggTGCTGTTCCAAGGAAGAGCTCCCTCCCAAACATGAAGGGAAAGAGTCCCCTacagccacagagcagctgaaggagctcACCACTGGCAGCACAGCACTTTTTGTGGACAAAACTGATCCAGAACAAGCTGTAAGGCCAGACATCCTGGCTCAGCATTCTTTTGAAAACAGTGAGGACTGTGAAGTGTACTCTTCTTAGGgttgctttccctttctttagTAGCCAGAAAGTTTCCGCAAGTTGCCTGTTTGCCTCTAGTGTTGGTacttttaatgttaaaaaaagaaaaaaaaagaaatgaaaaaggaaaaaaaacaagccacaaaGCGTATCTAATGCTGCAGATATCATGTGTTTCACCCAGTGAACTACTGAAACAGAACTTTCCACAAGCCTAAGCTCTTTATCTCACTAGATTATTATATTCTATTTCTGCATGCCTGAAATCTGTATATTATTTGGTGTCCTTTCCAtgtgaaattattatttattcactGTGAGTTTTATATTCCAGACAGAACCTTGGTGAAAGTATACTTTATTTGTGGGTGGAGAAGATACGAGAGGTTCTGATAGAAAAGGCACAGTCATCAGATCCAGGTACTTCAGAAAATACATGggtttttcagtttatttcttgTTCAGCTGCAAAGCAAGAATTCATTACCAGTTAAAGCTTTGTACCCAGTTTTGTATCGGATCTTAATAGCACAATGCAACAGTCTCCAGTGTCATGGATTATTGTTTTACAGTTAAaacttccctttttaaaaagcagtagggaaaaaaaggaggggatgGTCTCAGTGAACTAGAACAAGGTCCTGAGTTCTCTCAGGAATTAAATTACTTGAATTGCACACAGGTACATTATGCATTGTTCTCACTTGCAAAGGAATCATTCTTATcagtaattaatttcttgtGTTGAGTGAACTCTTGGAGGATTGGGATTAGTCTCAAGAGAAGAGTGACTTCAGTGGAGTTTGCAGATAAATGCCCAAATATTCTGTCTTACTTGTATTTTGCTATATTGGGATGAAAACTAAATGATCACTTGTGTTGCAGTGATTCTTCTATTATTAATCTTACAGTGATAGAGTTTGTGTAAATTCACATTTGTTCTGTCAAAAAGTGGTAGGGTTTTCTGATGCATTAGAATACATAATTGCCATGAAATGCATGACTAACATGCATGAATGCACTTGTGGCAAAAGGAAATAGGAGTATTTTTCTGTGAGCTGGATGCTAGTACTGGGAGGGATAAAAGACTGAAgataaaaaatacatgttttctcAGTATAAGATCCAGTTTTagtttttcaataaaatatgcattttgttGCTGCAtcacaaattttaaaagtatctgACATGACTAAAAGTATGGATAGTAAGAGGTGAGAGTTCTACTGACAATATTGGAAGTTTTTTGGGGTATTTTGACAGCAACCTTGTGGCTTCTACTTAATATATCTACTTAATACATTTTTCTAGGTCTTTTGAACGTGCTATATCACCACTctgctttttcactgaaaataccTGTGTTGCAAAAACTGTATCATCTCCACATCATAAGCCCTCCAAATCAGATTGTGATATATTATCTCACCTGTATGGTTGATTCCCTCTAAATCCAGTTGCCAGAGCACTAGCTGTGTGTGATGTTTAGTtattaaatactatttttcatATGGCCTGTGCATGAAGGTAAATAGGATTTTTGGAATCCCAGAGTTCTTGAAACGTGTCCAGAGATATGTTCCTAAATAACAATATTCTAACATCATTAACTAGCACTGAACAATAGATCTACATTTTCCCCCAAAGGATTAGTAAATTACTGTAATTCTTGTGAAATACcagattattttattctctAAATTCAGATTACATAGTAATGGTATTATTGTTAAAGCTTAACGGAAATGATAAACATTATTCTTCTCTTTAGAAATAGTGTTAATTAATATTGAAATAGAAGATATTATGTAAAGATTCCTTAGCATGAGTGTTGTATTCCTAATTCTGAGCAAGATTATGCTTAATACTGGACTAAGAGTTATGTTTTTTGTTGTAACAAACATTAATGCTCTGCATATCAAAATTCTTAATGACAAACAGATATGAACTGAAAAGCCAAagatttttgagaaaaagaacTAGAAATGAAATATTACTTTTCCTGCCAAAAAAATGTATAATACATTCTACTACTTGTATCTTAATAGAACCAGATATTAAGAAAACCAGTGAGGAAGTAAatgaagatgatggagatgaTTTTCTTCTAGACTGTCAGCCTGTTCAGGAAGATTCAATTAAAATGTTAAGTTACATTCCCTCTGAAAGTCAAGAAGGTAAAATAAATGCACTTGTTAATCCTGATGGAACAATTTTACAAGAGAGAGGCCTTAAGATTCTGTTATTCTTGGTTTGAGTATAAttagtaacattaaaattttaataaagattAGTAACAGTGGTAAAAAACTACAACATATTTTAGTTGGTTTTGAATGTCATCTGTTGTACTTAGCTGTAACAGATCCCTTTTTTCAAGTTGAAACATTCTGTTCTTAGGTAGCCGTGTACATTGTTTCAGTACCCTTAAAAGAGAGTGAACACTTTCTTGTCTGTGATCATTAGATGAGGAACTGCCACCCATACATCATGGAAGCCCAATCACAGATCGAAGGAGTACTTTCCAGGCACATCTGGCTCCTGTGGTGACACCCAGACAAGTTAGTAGAGATTAATCTtactttttctctgtgctttgagGTTGACAAAATAGTACCGAAATATTTGGGATTACCCAAATATGTCAGTCTGTCTTTGCATCTTTGTGCATATATTGCTCTAAATACCAGCTCTGCAAtgcttctgctgttttttaCCACCATGTGCACTAGATGTGAGAGAATAAGAATATAAACATTTGACTTTTGGATGTTAATAGGTTTTTTATAAGGTATTTGGAAGCTACTGAGTCTACCGTGTATGACTTGATTATTCTTTCTATGAAATGGAgactctgaaaaaaaggaatgctTGAGTACAAAGGAAAAACTCCAAATAAAATGTAGTAgagctttctcctctttcatatatttttgtgaaataaataaaagcagtgtgTAATGGGAGTCAAGTTGTATTAGATTATTCCAGTGTAATGTTAAAGTTGAAAAAACTAAGCAGGTGTAATTGACAGTGgtatgtaaaaatgttttctgtatctTACTGTCTCCTGTTTCATAAAGTGATTTGGCACTTCTACATCTTCAGTACTAATGTGAATGTACAAATTCAAAGAACAGCTGTTTTCAGTATCTCAGAAATGATTTGAAACTAACATGGGAGTGCTGAGAAGCTGCTTCTTGAGTTATGACACTGaatatttaattcattttatatCAGATTGTTGAAGTGTTTCATTATGGTATTAAGACAGATGACAAGTGCTATTCAAATGGTGTGTTTGAAACCTGCATTATAAAAAAGAagcttatttctgtttttttaaaggttaagAGAGTTCTTGAAAAATTATATGAGAATAAGAAAATTGCAAGTGCTACCCACAACATATATGCATACAGGTGAGAGATGAGTAgtgacttttaatttttttttttcagtgttctttgaCAATAGGGAAAGATgcaatgaaaaaagcaaaatacatcaAAGAAATTCCTTGCTATTAAATCTTGTATAAATCTTTATGGGAGTAGGTTTCTTATTTGTATGTTAAAGATTTTAGACTTTATTTTGAATTTGAGGTCAAGAAAGTAGAATGTACAGTAGGAAATAAGATAATAAAGTagtaggaattaaaaaagactAAAAGTGAATTTGGACATGTGTTATTATACTTTGTATAGTATGTATGAGCATGGAAATGCTGATATACAGACCTAACTTATTATTCATAATATTTTTGTGCTAGTTTTTCCAACTATGGGTGTGTACCATAATTTGAACCTTTATCTGATAGAGTTCTTCTCAGCTGGGCTAAAAATCTAAGGATTTTTCTTATTAGGGACTTTACACTGATGAGAAGTCTGGAGTTAACCTGAAGTAGCTAAAGTAAAAGCTTCTCAAATCTTACTCAACTGTACAGATAAATATTTGTGGTTTACCCTAAGCCTCATCCTGTTTTCATATAGATGTCCTTATCAGAGAGGTGGAATTGATACCTGTGCATATGAAAGATCCCTGAGACTTCATTTATCATGTCAAAATGTTAGTTGATTGatgttttctaatttatttcatgttaatttttcccttttccctcccttttttcatttctttttaagaatatACTGTGAAGATAAGCAGACATTCTTACAGGATTGTGAAGATGATGGGGAGACAGCAGCAGGTGGCCGTCTTCTTCATCTTATGCAGGTTATAGAAATCAGTCA
This DNA window, taken from Calypte anna isolate BGI_N300 chromosome 2, bCalAnn1_v1.p, whole genome shotgun sequence, encodes the following:
- the IMPACT gene encoding protein IMPACT isoform X1, producing MAASGTETAQQQTDEIEALSSIYGDDWCVLDEDEKIYCIKISDCLDQPKWTLCLQVILPPGYPTAEPPIYQLNAPWLRGQDYMQLANSLEEIYIQNLGESILYLWVEKIREVLIEKAQSSDPEPDIKKTSEEVNEDDGDDFLLDCQPVQEDSIKMLSYIPSESQEDEELPPIHHGSPITDRRSTFQAHLAPVVTPRQVKRVLEKLYENKKIASATHNIYAYRIYCEDKQTFLQDCEDDGETAAGGRLLHLMQILNVHNVLVVVSRWYGGILLGPDRFKHINNCARNVLVEYNYVHSGEESSKQAGKSKKMRKDNKKRT
- the IMPACT gene encoding protein IMPACT isoform X2, coding for MAASGTETAQQQTDEIEALSSIYGDDWCVLDEDEKIYCIKISDCLDQPKWTLCLQVILPPGYPTAEPPIYQLKQNLGESILYLWVEKIREVLIEKAQSSDPEPDIKKTSEEVNEDDGDDFLLDCQPVQEDSIKMLSYIPSESQEDEELPPIHHGSPITDRRSTFQAHLAPVVTPRQVKRVLEKLYENKKIASATHNIYAYRIYCEDKQTFLQDCEDDGETAAGGRLLHLMQILNVHNVLVVVSRWYGGILLGPDRFKHINNCARNVLVEYNYVHSGEESSKQAGKSKKMRKDNKKRT